One window of the Triticum dicoccoides isolate Atlit2015 ecotype Zavitan chromosome 3B, WEW_v2.0, whole genome shotgun sequence genome contains the following:
- the LOC119279239 gene encoding uncharacterized protein At2g39795, mitochondrial-like, which produces MALLAAARRASAVIRPRVAAATFSSTKRSSSSFSVCALRAKVDSCRDEATVHRTNATPLRAHAESVNATIHDWEVIDVIDSVMRSRDSGLVDGIPSDFPFEILKEEGLKDITLTRSLKGEQIEVVVSMLKPDGDEEESSDSRYTSDEDEGDSSMPLMVTVSKADGSNLKFTCTAYPDNGNIFIDTLSVRLPPSGAMGHEEDDRGFSELDETLQEARSELDDNLQETFRKYLELRGVTPMNMKLLHQYLISKDILCNQLWLTKLRDFVKKD; this is translated from the exons ATGGCCctcctcgccgccgctcgccgcgccTCCGCCGTGATCCGTCCTAGGGTCGCGGCCGCGACCTTCTCCTCGACAaagcggagctcctcctccttctccgtctgTGCCCTCCGCGCCAAGGTGGACTCCTGCCGCGACGAGGCCACCGTGCACCGCACCAACGCTACCCCCCTCCGCGCCCACGCCGAATCTGTCAACGCCACCATCCACGACTGGGAGGTCATCGACGTCATCGACTCCGTGATGCGGTCCCGCGACAGTGGCCTG GTTGACGGGATTCCTAGTGACTTCCCATTCGAAATCCTCAAAGAGGAGGGGCTTAAAGACATAACTCTTACAAGAAGTTTGAAGGGTGAGCAGATTGAGGTCGTGGTTTCCATGCTCAAACCAGACGGGGACGAGGAGGAATCCTCCGATTCTAGGTATACATCGGATGAAGACGAAGGGGACAGTAGCATGCCTCTCATGGTCACGGTTTCCAAGGCCGATGGATCAAACCTTAAATTCACCTGCACTGCCTATCCTGACAATGGCAACATCTTCATCGATACCTTGTCCGTGAGACTCCCACCATCAGGGGCCATGGGACATGAGGAAGATGATCGTGGTTTCAG tgagctggatgagacCCTGCAGGAGGCACGCAGTGAGCTGGATGACAACCTACAGGAGACATTCCGCAAGTATCTGGAGCTGCGTGGGGTCACTCCCATGAACATGAAGTTGTTGCACCAGTACTTGATCAGCAAGGACATACTCTGCAATCAACTATGGCTGACCAAGCTGCGGGATTTCGTCAAGAAAGATTGA